Proteins from one Coffea arabica cultivar ET-39 chromosome 8c, Coffea Arabica ET-39 HiFi, whole genome shotgun sequence genomic window:
- the LOC113707008 gene encoding BURP domain protein RD22-like isoform X1, whose amino-acid sequence MEFRPLHLFIFVALACVSSHAAQPAETYWKSVLPNSPMPKAIEDLIQSETVDDKSTSVGVSGGGVDVNTQGGNPGGTNVNAGHGGVDVNTPGGTNVNVGPGGVGVNTPGGTNVNVGPGDPGGSETQGRNPEGTNVNVGHGGGVTVSSGHHRGKPVYVGGRPGTSPFLYNYAATRDQLHDNPNVALFFLENNMTRGSKMNLHFFKTSHGATFLPRQVAESIPFSSNKMTEILNKFSVKPNSQEAEVMKNTIKECEEPGIQGEEKFCATSLEAMVDFTTSKLGKNVQAISTNSEKDTPLQKYTIAGVKNMTNDKAVVCHQQNYAYAVFYCHKTQATRAYTLSLVGADGTKVKAVAVCHEDTTKWNPKHLAFKVLQIKPGQVPVCHFLPEDHVVWVPK is encoded by the exons ATGGAGTTTCGACCCCTACATCTCTTCATCTTTGTTGCT CTAGCTTGTGTGTCAAGCCACGCAGCACAACCTGCTGAGACATATTGGAAATCTGTGCTCCCTAACAGTCCTATGCCGAAAGCTATCGAGGATCTTATACAATCTG AAACGGTGGATGATAAAAGTACTTCAGTCGGAGTAAGTGGTGGTGGAGTAGATGTTAATACTCAgggtggaaatccaggaggcaccAACGTGAATGCTGGGCACGGTGGCGTAGATGTAAATACACCAGGAGGCACCAATGTAAACGTCGGGCCTGGTGGAGTAGGTGTTAATACACCAGGAGGCACCAACGTGAATGTTGGACCGGGGGATCCAGGAGGTTCCGAGACACAGGGCAGAAATCCTGAAGGCACCAATGTGAATGTCGGGCATGGTGGAGGTGTAACCGTATCCTCAGGCCACCACAGGGGGAAACCAGTATATGTGGGAGGAAGGCCAGGGACATCACCATTCTTGTATAACTACGCAGCAACCAGGGATCAGCTCCATGACAACCCAAATGTAGCTCTTTTCTTCTTGGAAAATAACATGACTCGAGGATCAAAGATGAACTTGCATTTCTTCAAGACTTCACATGGAGCCACTTTCTTACCTCGCCAGGTTGCTGAATCAATTCCTTTCTCATCAAACAAAATGACTGAAATCTTGAACAAATTCTCAGTGAAGCCCAACTCACAGGAAGCTGAAGTTAtgaaaaatacaataaaagagTGCGAGGAGCCAGGCATCCAGGGAGAGGAGAAGTTCTGTGCAACATCATTGGAAGCAATGGTAGATTTCACCACCTCCAAACTGGGGAAGAACGTTCAGGCGATATCAACAAATTCAGAGAAAGATACTCCACTGCAGAAATATACCATTGCAGGAGTGAAAAACATGACAAATGACAAAGCTGTAGTGTGCCACCAGCAAAATTATGCATATGCTGTATTTTACTGCCACAAAACACAAGCTACTAGAGCATATACACTTTCCTTGGTGGGTGCAGATGGAACAAAAGTTAAAGCAGTGGCAGTATGCCATGAAGATACAACAAAATGGAACCCAAAACACTTGGCTTTCAAAGTTCTGCAGATCAAGCCAGGACAAGTTCCTGTTTGCCATTTCCTTCCCGAGGATCATGTTGTCTGGGTACCTAAATAA
- the LOC140013718 gene encoding BURP domain-containing protein 6-like encodes MKKTVPDFHSLKLYICDPVKKVFSLAIALTTGKTSGSGSFSKLPDAGFQIYNRKSQVNGHGSSFSKLPDSGFQIYNRKSQVNGHGSSFSKLPDSKFQIYNTKSQVNSHGTNPTKDQLYNDKNITIFFLGKDLHRGSSMNLEFVESLKITTLFLPRQVADSIPFSSKSVPEILNKFSLKPQSEEAETIKKTIAECEMPGTKGEDKYCATSLESMIDFTTSKLGKDVRAVSTEAEKIDTKIRKYTTKDVAKLNTAAKVVSCHKEKYPYAVFYCHTSQSNAYMTNLAAAEDEAKAKAVAVCHKDTSQWDPEHLAFQLLKVKPGTAPICHFLPEDHIIWVPK; translated from the coding sequence ATGAAAAAAACAGTacctgactttcattccttaaAACTTTATATTTGTGACCCTGTTAAAAAGGTGTTTTCTCTTGCCATTGCATTAACTACAGGGAAAACCTCTGGAAGTGGCAGTTTCAGCAAACTGCCAGACGCAGGGTTtcaaatatataatagaaaatcacAAGTGAACGGCCATGGTAGCAGCTTCAGCAAACTACCAGACTCAGGGTTtcaaatatataatagaaaatcacAAGTGAACGGCCATGGTAGCAGCTTCAGCAAACTACcagattcaaaatttcaaatatatAATACGAAATCTCAGGTGAATAGCCATGGTACAAATCCAACTAAAGATCAACTCTACAATGACAAAAACATTACAATTTTCTTCCTTGGAAAGGATTTGCACCGCGGCTCAAGCATGAATCTGGAGTTTGTTGAGTCGCTAAAGATTACTACACTATTCCTGCCAAGACAAGTTGCTGATTCCATTCCCTTTTCCTCCAAATCTGTTCCTGAGATATTGAACAAATTCTCACTGAAGCCACAATCAGAAGAAGCCGAAACTATTAAGAAAACAATTGCAGAGTGCGAGATGCCTGGAACAAAAGGGGAAGACAAGTACTGTGCGACTTCACTCGAGTCAATGATTGATTTCACTACTTCCAAGCTGGGGAAAGATGTTCGAGCAGTTTCAACTGAAGCAGAAAAAATAGATACCAAAATCCGAAAATATACTACTAAGGATGTTGCCAAGTTGAACACGGCTGCTAAAGTCGTTTCTTGCCATAAGGAAAAGTATCCGTACGCAGTATTTTACTGCCACACATCGCAGAGTAATGCATATATGACCAATTTGGCTGCTGCTGAAGATGAAGCTAAAGCTAAAGCTGTGGCTGTTTGCCACAAGGATACATCACAATGGGACCCAGAGCATTTGGCCTTTCAGTTGCTAAAGGTGAAGCCAGGAACTGCTCCAATCTGCCATTTCCTTCCTGAGGATCACATCATTTGGGTTCCAAAGTAA
- the LOC113705508 gene encoding BURP domain protein RD22-like codes for MELLKLLHICTFLSLAVVASHADLDIYWKSKLPNTPMPKAVRDILHSEWLEDKSASVAVGKGGVNVNTGKGKPAGSGTNVGVGHRGVGVTAGKPQTNVGVGKGGVTVHTGHKGHPVYVGVTPGRNPFIYVYAATEDQLHDNPNVALFFLKKDLHRGTSMNLQFVKSSNPATFLPRKVADSVPFSSKYIPEIFDKFSVKPESVEAETIKNTIKECEEPGIKGEDKYCATSLESMVDFSTSKLGNNVQAVSTEAEEDTKAQKYGIVGVKKLNNNKAVVCHKQNYAYAVFYCHSTQATEAYEVTLVGADGKKAKAVAVCHEDTAKWNPKHLAFQVLKVKPGTVPICHFLPEDHVVWVPKN; via the exons ATGGAATTGCTCAAGCTCCTCCACATTTGTACATTTCTTTCC CTGGCAGTTGTAGCAAGCCATGCAGATCTTGATATTTATTGGAAATCCAAGCTGCCAAACACTCCTATGCCAAAGGCAGTAAGGGACATTCTACACAGTG AATGGTTGGAAGACAAGAGCGCTTCAGTTGCAGTAGGAAAGGGAGGAGTAAACGTCAATACTGGGAAAGGAAAGCCCGCTGGCAGCGGCACCAATGTTGGTGTTGGTCACAGAGGCGTCGGAGTAACCGCCGGAAAGCCCCAAACCAACGTCGGCGTCGGAAAGGGAGGCGTTACCGTCCACACCGGCCACAAGGGTCATCCAGTATATGTTGGAGTAACACCAGGTCGCAACCCATTCATCTACGTGTATGCAGCCACCGAGGATCAACTCCATGATAATCCAAATGTAGCCCTTTTCTTCTTGAAAAAGGATCTGCACCGCGGGACAAGCATGAATTTGCAGTTCGTCAAATCATCAAATCCCGCAACTTTCTTGCCTCGCAAGGTTGCTGATTCCGTACCTTTCTCATCCAAATACATACCCGAAATTTTCGACAAATTCTCAGTGAAGCCGGAATCTGTCGAAGCTGAGACTATTAAGAATACGATAAAGGAGTGCGAGGAGCCCGGAATCAAAGGGGAGGACAAATACTGTGCAACTTCCCTCGAGTCCATGGTCGATTTCAGCACGTCCAAGTTAGGAAATAATGTTCAGGCGGTTTCCACAGAAGCAGAAGAGGACACCAAAGCCCAGAAATATGGTATTGTGGGTGTCAAGAAGTTAAACAATAATAAGGCTGTGGTTTGCCACAAGCAAAACTATGCCTACGCAGTTTTTTACTGCCATTCCACGCAGGCCACCGAAGCATATGAGGTTACTTTGGTTGGAGCGGATGGAAAGAAAGCTAAAGCTGTGGCTGTTTGCCACGAAGATACAGCAAAATGGAACCCAAAGCATTTGGCTTTCCAGGTGCTAAAGGTGAAGCCAGGAACCGTTCCAATATGCCATTTCCTTCCTGAGGACCATGTTGTTTGGGTTCCCAAGAACTga
- the LOC113707008 gene encoding BURP domain protein RD22-like isoform X2: protein MEFRPLHLFIFVALACVSSHAAQPAETYWKSVLPNSPMPKAIEDLIQSETVDDKSTSVGVSGGGVDVNTQGGNPGGTNVNAGHGGVDVNTPGGTNVNVGPGGVGVNTPGGTNVNVGPGDPGGSETQGRNPEGTNVNVGHGGGVTVSSGHHRGKPVYVGGRPGTSPFLYNYAATRDQLHDNPNVALFFLENNMTRGSKMNLHFFKTSHGATFLPRQEAEVMKNTIKECEEPGIQGEEKFCATSLEAMVDFTTSKLGKNVQAISTNSEKDTPLQKYTIAGVKNMTNDKAVVCHQQNYAYAVFYCHKTQATRAYTLSLVGADGTKVKAVAVCHEDTTKWNPKHLAFKVLQIKPGQVPVCHFLPEDHVVWVPK, encoded by the exons ATGGAGTTTCGACCCCTACATCTCTTCATCTTTGTTGCT CTAGCTTGTGTGTCAAGCCACGCAGCACAACCTGCTGAGACATATTGGAAATCTGTGCTCCCTAACAGTCCTATGCCGAAAGCTATCGAGGATCTTATACAATCTG AAACGGTGGATGATAAAAGTACTTCAGTCGGAGTAAGTGGTGGTGGAGTAGATGTTAATACTCAgggtggaaatccaggaggcaccAACGTGAATGCTGGGCACGGTGGCGTAGATGTAAATACACCAGGAGGCACCAATGTAAACGTCGGGCCTGGTGGAGTAGGTGTTAATACACCAGGAGGCACCAACGTGAATGTTGGACCGGGGGATCCAGGAGGTTCCGAGACACAGGGCAGAAATCCTGAAGGCACCAATGTGAATGTCGGGCATGGTGGAGGTGTAACCGTATCCTCAGGCCACCACAGGGGGAAACCAGTATATGTGGGAGGAAGGCCAGGGACATCACCATTCTTGTATAACTACGCAGCAACCAGGGATCAGCTCCATGACAACCCAAATGTAGCTCTTTTCTTCTTGGAAAATAACATGACTCGAGGATCAAAGATGAACTTGCATTTCTTCAAGACTTCACATGGAGCCACTTTCTTACCTCGCCAG GAAGCTGAAGTTAtgaaaaatacaataaaagagTGCGAGGAGCCAGGCATCCAGGGAGAGGAGAAGTTCTGTGCAACATCATTGGAAGCAATGGTAGATTTCACCACCTCCAAACTGGGGAAGAACGTTCAGGCGATATCAACAAATTCAGAGAAAGATACTCCACTGCAGAAATATACCATTGCAGGAGTGAAAAACATGACAAATGACAAAGCTGTAGTGTGCCACCAGCAAAATTATGCATATGCTGTATTTTACTGCCACAAAACACAAGCTACTAGAGCATATACACTTTCCTTGGTGGGTGCAGATGGAACAAAAGTTAAAGCAGTGGCAGTATGCCATGAAGATACAACAAAATGGAACCCAAAACACTTGGCTTTCAAAGTTCTGCAGATCAAGCCAGGACAAGTTCCTGTTTGCCATTTCCTTCCCGAGGATCATGTTGTCTGGGTACCTAAATAA
- the LOC113705521 gene encoding tRNA-splicing endonuclease subunit Sen2-1-like — translation MGPRWKGKGAEAKALADPISTIVSQLQSSLVQSSSQGLLMNSSVLFEADAKQTDLLNRACFGRPVVTAKKDKQWFQLGLEEAFYLFYVLKCIKIVNENNCEIDSEELWMYMTSKKENFPNLFKAYSHLRMKNWVVRSGSQYGVDFVAYRHHPSLVHSEYAVIVLSDNNGETNGRLMVWSDYHCTLRLCGSVAKTLLLLNIDKCGENATLPSCLESYIVEERTITRWSPQQCRENQTIATGES, via the coding sequence ATGGGGCCAAGATGGAAAGGAAAGGGAGCAGAAGCAAAAGCACTTGCTGATCCCATTTCCACTATAGTTTCCCAGCTTCAATCTTCTCTAGTTCAGTCAAGCTCTCAAGGTTTATTGATGAATTCCAGCGTACTCTTTGAAGCAGATGCCAAACAAACTGATCTACTTAATCGAGCTTGTTTTGGCCGCCCGGTAGTCACAGCTAAGAAGGATAAGCAGTGGTTCCAATTAGGTCTGGAGGAAGCTTTTTACCTCTTCTATGTCCTAAAATGCATCAAAATCGTCAACGAAAATAATTGTGAAATTGATAGTGAAGAGTTGTGGATGTACATGACGtccaaaaaggaaaattttccgaatttatTCAAAGCTTATTCTCATCTTCGGATGAAGAATTGGGTGGTTAGATCAGGATCACAGTATGGTGTGGACTTTGTCGCGTACCGGCATCATCCATCTTTGGTGCATTCGGAGTATGCTGTGATTGTTTTGTCTGATAATAATGGTGAAACAAATGGGCGTTTGATGGTTTGGTCTGATTATCATTGCACACTTAGACTTTGTGGCAGTGTTGCAAAGACATTGTTGCTTCTTAATATTGATAAATGTGGAGAGAATGCAACATTGCCATCATGTTTAGAAAGTTACATTGTTGAAGAAAGGACAATCACTAGGTGGAGTCCACAACAATGCCGTGAGAACCAAACAATTGCAACTGGGGAATCTTGA